A single genomic interval of Vogesella indigofera harbors:
- a CDS encoding sodium:proton antiporter, with protein sequence MSLPRLPRPALSLALTLLPSLAHASVNGAELSMLWAVPFAGLLLSIALMPLLAPAVWHHHFGKIAAGWALAFVLPFAANHGLAGVSHDILHTMVLEYVPFIILLVALFTVAGGIYINGNLHGSPLLNSGVLATGTVLASFTGTTGASMLLIRPLLRANDNRRYKTHVFVFFIFLVANIGGSLTPLGDPPLFLGFLKGVGFGWTIEHMLAPMFSASLILLLVFFVLDSYFYRKESAQTLARDPTPDSPLRIEGKLNFLLLGGVVVAVLLSGVWQPGVVWQVYGLDIELQNVVRDLLLLAMAGLSLRLTPRHCREANAFNWAPMLEVAKLFAGIFISMIPVLAMLKAGPDGAFAGLVRMVTAPDGTPVNVAYFWLTGALSSFLDNAPTYLVFFNLAGGDAQQLMGAGANTLLAISMGAVFMGANSYIGNAPNFMVKAIAEERGVVMPSFFGYIGWACAFLIPTFLLLTVLFF encoded by the coding sequence ATGTCCCTACCCCGCTTGCCACGTCCTGCGCTGTCCCTGGCGCTGACGCTGCTGCCGTCGCTGGCTCACGCCAGCGTCAATGGCGCAGAACTGTCCATGCTGTGGGCCGTGCCCTTTGCCGGCCTGCTGTTAAGCATTGCCCTGATGCCGCTGCTGGCCCCCGCCGTCTGGCACCACCATTTCGGCAAGATCGCCGCCGGCTGGGCGCTGGCCTTCGTGCTGCCGTTTGCGGCCAACCATGGCCTGGCCGGCGTCAGCCACGATATCCTGCACACCATGGTGCTGGAGTACGTGCCGTTCATCATCCTGCTGGTGGCGCTGTTCACCGTCGCCGGCGGCATCTACATCAACGGCAACCTGCACGGCTCGCCGCTGCTCAATAGCGGCGTGCTGGCCACCGGCACCGTGCTGGCCAGCTTCACCGGCACCACCGGCGCCTCGATGCTGCTGATCCGCCCGCTGTTGCGCGCCAACGACAACCGCCGCTACAAGACCCACGTGTTCGTGTTCTTCATCTTCCTGGTCGCCAATATCGGCGGCTCGCTGACGCCGCTGGGCGATCCGCCGCTGTTCCTCGGCTTCCTCAAGGGCGTCGGCTTCGGCTGGACCATCGAGCACATGCTGGCGCCGATGTTCAGCGCCAGCCTGATCCTGCTGCTGGTGTTCTTCGTGCTGGACAGCTACTTCTACCGCAAGGAAAGCGCGCAGACGCTGGCGCGCGACCCGACCCCGGACAGCCCGCTGCGCATCGAGGGCAAGCTCAACTTCCTGCTGCTAGGCGGCGTGGTGGTGGCGGTGCTGCTGTCCGGCGTGTGGCAGCCGGGCGTGGTGTGGCAGGTGTACGGCCTCGACATCGAGTTGCAGAACGTGGTGCGCGACCTGCTGCTGCTGGCGATGGCGGGGCTGTCGCTGCGACTGACGCCGCGCCACTGCCGCGAGGCCAACGCCTTCAACTGGGCGCCGATGCTGGAAGTGGCCAAGCTGTTCGCCGGCATCTTCATCAGCATGATCCCGGTGCTGGCGATGCTGAAGGCCGGCCCGGACGGCGCCTTCGCCGGCCTGGTACGCATGGTGACCGCTCCCGACGGCACCCCGGTCAATGTCGCCTACTTCTGGCTCACCGGTGCGCTGTCCAGCTTCCTCGACAATGCGCCGACCTATCTGGTGTTCTTCAACCTGGCCGGCGGCGACGCGCAGCAGCTGATGGGCGCCGGCGCCAACACCCTGCTGGCGATCTCGATGGGCGCGGTGTTCATGGGCGCCAACAGCTATATCGGCAACGCCCCCAACTTCATGGTGAAGGCGATTGCGGAAGAGCGCGGCGTGGTGATGCCGAGCTTCTTCGGCTACATCGGCTGGGCCTGTGCCTTCCTGATCCCGACCTTCCTGCTGCTCACCGTGCTGTTCTTCTGA
- the coq7 gene encoding 2-polyprenyl-3-methyl-6-methoxy-1,4-benzoquinone monooxygenase — protein MLDNLISEFDRGLRTLFAPASSARPHPDRDVAEAELSAADKRHALGLMRVNHCGEVCAQALYQGQALTARDPAAREALRHAAFEEVEHLAWTERRIRELGGRPSLFNPLWYTGSLAIGVTAGLLGDKWNLGFLQETEHQVGAHLNSHLSELPAQDDKSRAIVSQMRDDELKHADMAQQLGAAKLPLPVKGMMKLSAKLMTVSSYRL, from the coding sequence ATGCTAGATAACCTGATTTCCGAATTCGACCGCGGCCTGCGCACCCTGTTTGCCCCGGCCAGCAGCGCGCGCCCGCACCCCGACCGCGATGTCGCCGAGGCGGAGCTGTCCGCCGCGGACAAACGCCACGCGCTGGGGCTGATGCGCGTCAACCACTGTGGCGAAGTGTGCGCGCAGGCGCTGTACCAGGGCCAGGCGCTGACCGCGCGCGATCCGGCGGCGCGCGAGGCGCTGCGCCATGCCGCGTTCGAGGAGGTGGAGCATCTGGCGTGGACCGAGCGCCGCATCCGCGAGCTGGGCGGCCGTCCCAGCCTGTTCAACCCGCTGTGGTACACCGGCTCGCTGGCGATCGGCGTCACCGCTGGCCTGCTCGGTGACAAGTGGAACCTCGGCTTTCTGCAGGAAACCGAGCACCAGGTCGGCGCCCATCTCAACAGCCATCTCAGCGAGCTGCCGGCGCAGGACGACAAGAGCCGCGCCATTGTCAGCCAGATGCGCGACGACGAGCTGAAACACGCCGACATGGCGCAGCAGCTGGGCGCGGCCAAGCTGCCGCTGCCGGTGAAGGGCATGATGAAGCTGTCCGCCAAGCTGATGACGGTGAGCAGTTACCGGCTGTGA
- the cysN gene encoding sulfate adenylyltransferase subunit CysN: protein MAHQSDLIASDILAYLKQHENKDLLRFITCGNVDDGKSTLIGRLLHDSKLIFEDQLAAIQRDSKKYNTTDEEIDLALLVDGLQAEREQGITIDVAYRYFSTDRRKFIIADCPGHEQYTRNMATGASTCNLAVILIDARYGVQTQTRRHSYIVSLLGIKHVVVAINKMDLLDFDEAVFKRIRDEYLAFAANLDIADIRFVPISALRGDNVVTASERTPWYDGQTLMGILDSVEIDHDVAQNAFRLPVQYVNRPNLDFRGFCGTVASGEIRPGDRIVALPSGKQSTVEHVVVYEGNLDVARSGQAITLTLADEIDISRGDMIVRADETAPTVSQAIEAHLVWMDENPLVVGKDYGFKLAGKNVTGRVERIVHRVDVNTLDAFEAEKLQLNEIALVRIVFTAPVVFDTYKDCRATGSFIVIDRLSNGTAGAGMIRSAVAVDSASQDQSDLARLRAFEIEFNALVRKHFPHWEAKDVSKLFG, encoded by the coding sequence ATGGCACACCAATCCGACCTGATCGCCAGCGACATCCTGGCGTACCTGAAGCAACACGAAAACAAGGACCTGCTGCGCTTCATCACCTGCGGCAACGTCGACGACGGCAAATCGACGCTGATCGGCCGCCTGCTGCACGACTCCAAGCTGATCTTCGAAGACCAGCTGGCGGCGATCCAGCGTGACTCGAAAAAGTACAACACCACTGACGAAGAGATCGACCTCGCGCTGCTGGTCGACGGCCTGCAGGCCGAGCGCGAGCAGGGCATCACCATCGATGTCGCCTACCGCTACTTCAGCACCGACCGCCGCAAGTTCATCATCGCCGACTGCCCCGGCCACGAGCAGTACACCCGCAACATGGCCACCGGCGCCTCGACCTGCAACCTGGCGGTGATCCTGATCGACGCCCGCTACGGCGTGCAGACCCAGACCCGCCGTCACAGCTACATCGTCAGCCTGTTGGGCATCAAGCACGTGGTGGTGGCCATCAACAAGATGGACCTGCTCGACTTCGACGAGGCGGTGTTCAAGCGCATCCGCGACGAATACCTCGCCTTTGCGGCCAACCTCGACATCGCCGACATCCGCTTCGTGCCGATCTCGGCGCTGCGCGGCGACAACGTGGTCACGGCCAGCGAGCGCACGCCGTGGTACGACGGCCAGACGCTGATGGGCATCCTCGACAGCGTCGAGATCGACCACGACGTGGCGCAGAACGCCTTCCGCCTGCCGGTACAGTACGTCAACCGCCCGAATCTGGACTTCCGCGGTTTCTGCGGCACCGTGGCCAGCGGCGAGATCCGCCCCGGCGACCGCATCGTCGCGCTACCGTCCGGCAAACAGAGCACGGTGGAACACGTGGTAGTGTACGAGGGCAACCTCGACGTGGCACGCAGCGGCCAGGCCATTACCCTGACGCTGGCCGACGAGATCGACATCTCGCGCGGCGACATGATCGTGCGCGCCGACGAGACGGCACCGACGGTCAGCCAGGCGATCGAGGCCCACCTGGTGTGGATGGACGAAAACCCGCTGGTGGTGGGCAAGGACTACGGCTTCAAGCTGGCCGGCAAGAACGTCACCGGCCGCGTCGAGCGCATCGTGCACCGCGTGGACGTCAACACGCTGGACGCCTTCGAAGCGGAAAAGCTGCAGCTGAACGAGATCGCGCTGGTGCGCATCGTGTTCACCGCCCCGGTGGTATTCGATACCTATAAAGACTGCCGCGCCACCGGCAGCTTCATCGTCATCGACCGCCTGTCCAACGGCACCGCTGGTGCCGGCATGATCCGCAGCGCGGTAGCGGTGGACAGCGCCAGCCAGGACCAGAGCGACCTCGCCCGCCTGCGCGCGTTCGAGATCGAGTTCAACGCGCTGGTGCGCAAGCACTTCCCGCACTGGGAGGCCAAGGACGTCAGCAAGCTGTTCGGTTAA